The following is a genomic window from Theobroma cacao cultivar B97-61/B2 chromosome 10, Criollo_cocoa_genome_V2, whole genome shotgun sequence.
AACCCCTAacccctaaaccctaaacctaaacctaaaccaaaaccaaaaccaaacaaaaaaaaacaaagtggagAACTCTCTCAACTCTCAAGCTTTTCCACCCCTCCGCCAACTTCAAGGAATGGTGGCAGGTCGGTCGCCAGACCCTTCAAACCACCCCCTGCTGACATCATCATCCCTCCCAATGATGTCGACACCATCTACAAGCCTTCTATTGCAGCAGGAGGCAAGCCTCTAGTAATCCCACTGAACCGTGACCCTGTGGTCTACAAGGATCGGCCCGCTGCCATCTTCTATGAGGATAAAATCTGTACTCTTGCAAAGCCATTCTCGCTCTACCTGGTGGGTAAATTTACGTGTATGCCGAAGTTACAGGAAGTCAAACCTGCCTTCAAAGGGATCGGTCTCTTAGGGGCCTACGAAATCAAATGGTTGGACTATAAACATGTCATTATTCATCTCTCCAACGACCAGGATTGTAACCGAATCTGGACAAGACAACAGTGGTTCATTGCTGGCCAGAAAATCAGGATCTTCAAGTGGCCACTGGAGTTTGAAGCGAAAACAGAATCACCAATAGTACCTGTGTGGATTTCCTTCCCGAACCTAAAAGCTCACCTATATGAAAAATTCGCCTTGCTACTGATTGTAAAAACGATTGGGAAACCACTTTTCGTGGATAATGCGACTACTAAAGGATCTCGGCCAAGCATGGCTCGAGTCTGTGTGGAATACGATTGCAGGAAATTGCCTATAGATCAAGTTTGGATTGTAACTCAAAAAAGGAATACAGGTATAGTTACTAATGGCTATGCGCAAAAGGTTGAGTTCTCTCATATGCCAAACTACTGGGACCATTGTTGCCATGTTGGGCACAATGAAACCAATTGTTTGGTCCTAGGGAACAATTCTAAGTCATTGGGTTCCATGAAGCCACAGCTGAAGGGACAACCAAAACCAATTCTCAATGTGTCGAAGACTCAGACTCGAGAAAAGATAGATGAGGAAAGAGAAGACAAAGCGAAAGGAATAATGGTTGAAGACATTCAGCCTGCAACAAAACAGACAGATATGTCGAAACAGAGCATCTGGAGAGTGGTCAGTAAAGTCGGAAAGAGTGGGGCAAAAGATTTAACCGAGAATGAAATAGACGTTGAAAATAGAGATGCCGACTCAGT
Proteins encoded in this region:
- the LOC18585698 gene encoding uncharacterized protein LOC18585698 yields the protein MPKLQEVKPAFKGIGLLGAYEIKWLDYKHVIIHLSNDQDCNRIWTRQQWFIAGQKIRIFKWPLEFEAKTESPIVPVWISFPNLKAHLYEKFALLLIVKTIGKPLFVDNATTKGSRPSMARVCVEYDCRKLPIDQVWIVTQKRNTGIVTNGYAQKVEFSHMPNYWDHCCHVGHNETNCLVLGNNSKSLGSMKPQLKGQPKPILNVSKTQTREKIDEEREDKAKGIMVEDIQPATKQTDMSKQSIWRVVSKVGKSGAKDLTENEIDVENRDADSVIPVSNRFQKIMEVDNHEDTTNSNLETVNK